The proteins below come from a single Metarhizium brunneum chromosome 1, complete sequence genomic window:
- the RTF1 gene encoding RNA polymerase-associated protein, with translation MSDIEDELLALAGGDSEDEGSARSRGGSESPRRSRNDAGKSKKSKRRARQDDSEEEGEASSAPSSPNSLESAPMDESDSDAEPAPRVGGTDEDDKYPVDGKFTSEAERAEIMAMREVDRERILAERMDEVERQRQRRRLRQMIEETERRNVKKKRSADTAELEDGQRKTSRQRTGKGNESAMDSLRRARAEKAKRKEDKTRGRAYSPARRDSDEEESGDDFSRARSRTPEKEQEKEAPPAELKDFERVRLGRNEFAQVCFTPGFEPAITGCYIRIALGPHPETGVEQYRMAVIKGFTTSRPYALTGPQGPFVTDQYVRAAHGKAVKEFPFIAASSGKFTDNELNRYQVTCTNENVKLPTKAYLADKIDEINNLINHKWTSEEIKARLAKRNELKRRFDPAERERVGKLLDEAVARGNETKAQELQEELEQLGTQRLAFRTTLGSSKNLDGPRAATEQDRLAERNRENRRMNAELVRKAQLKEKARAREIEMALKRGEQVADDPSRRLRTKAKFVHDVNDTPQKLSANGSEASTPANGTPKVAATKPEMLSHLAKLQEKNYSESNGVPGIHKPLMDDDVIGALDLDIDVEI, from the exons ATGTCTGACATCGAAGATGagctccttgcccttgcggGTGGTGACTCTGAAGACGAGGGCTCTGCCCGCAGCCGCGGTGGCTCGGAGTCGCCGCGTCGCTCCAGAAACGATGCTGGCAAATCGAAGAAGTCGAAACGGCGTGCGAGGCAGGATGATTCCGAGGAGGAAGGTGAAGC ATCCTCAGCTCCGTCGTCACCAAACTCGCTGGAATCAGCACCCATGGACGAATCCGATTCAGACGCTGAGCCCGCGCCAAGGGTTGGCGGTACCGACGAAGATGACAAGTATCCCGTGGACGGCAAGTTCACAAGTGAGGCAGAAAGGGCTGAAATTATGGCCATGCGAGAAGTCGACCGAGAACGTATTCTCGCGGAACGTATGGACGAGGTCGAACGCCAGCGACAGAGGCGTCGTCTCAGGCAAATGATTGAGGAAACGGAGCGCAGGAACGTCAAAAAGAAGCGTAGCGCCGACACCGCAGAGTTGGAGGACGGCCAACGAAAGACCTCACGGCAGCGTACTGGTAAAGGCAACGAGTCTGCCATGGACTCTCTTCGCAGAGCTCGCGCAGAGAAGGCGAAGCGCAAGGAAGACAAGACACGCGGACGAGCTTATTCCCCCGCACGGCGAGATTCGGATGAAGAGGAGAGTGGTGATGATTTTAGCCGCGCTAGGTCCCGAACACCCGAGAAGGAGCAAGAGAAGGAGGCACCACCTGCTGAGCTGAAGGACTTTGAGCGTGTACGGCTTGGCAGAAATGAGTTTGCTCAGGTTTGCTTCACACCTGGGTTTGAGCCTGCCATTACCGGTTGTTATATCCGAATTGCTCTAGGTCCTCATCCAGAGACCGGGGTTGAGCAATATCGCATGGCAGTTATCAAGG GTTTCACTACTAGCCGTCCATACGCTCTCACCGGGCCTCAGGGCCCGTTTGTCACGGATCAATACGTCAGAGCCGCACATGGCAAAGCGGTCAAGGAGTTTCCATTTATTGCTGCCTCAAGCGGCAAGTTTACTGAT AACGAGCTCAACCGCTATCAGGTGACATGCACCAATGAGAACGTCAAGCTGCCCACAAAGGCATATCTAGCAGATAAGATTGATGAAATCAACAACTTGATCAACCACAAGTGGACGAGTGAAGAGATCAAAGCCCGTTTGGCCAAGAGAAATGAACTCAAACGTCGGTTCGACCCTGCCGAAAGGGAGCGTGTTGGCAAGTTGCTCGATGAGGCCGTGGCTCGTGGTAACGAAACCAAGGCTCAGGAACTCCAGGAGGAGCTCGAACAGCTTGGGACGCAACGCCTGGCTTTTAGGACGACCCTAGGCTCATCAAAGAACCTGGACGGGCCCCGGGCCGCAACAGAACAAGACCGGCTGGCAGAGCGCAACCGCGAAAACAGGCGAATGAATGCCGAGCTCGTCCGCAAGGCccagctcaaggagaaggccaGAGCTCGCGAGATCGAAATGGCCCTTAAGCGGGGCGAGCAGGTCGCCGATGACCCGTCGCGACGACTCCGGACAAAGGCCAAGTTTGTGCACGATGTTAATGACACGCCGCAGAAGCTGTCTGCCAACGGTAGCGAAGCCAGCACGCCGGCAAACGGCACGCCCAAGGTTGCTGCTACTAAACCCGAGATGCTGTCCCATCTCGCAAAATTGCAAGAGAAGAATTACTCGGAGAGCAATGGCGTGCCGGGGATTCACAAGCCGCtcatggatgatgatgtgatTGGGGCGTTGGACCTGGACATTGACGTCGAGATTTAG